TTCTACGAGGGGAGCGGGATGGTCGACGCTAATCGGACGTGGAACATTCGAACAGGTATCGCCGTCTCGCCCGACCTCAAACGCGTGACTGATACGAGTCCGGATGGTCCGCGATACGCCGCGCCGACCGCCGATGCAGATACTGGCCTCGGTACTTTCGGGACCTTTCGCTACGTAGACGTGCTTCGTAAGGGGAGTGAGTGGGAGGTGTTCGCGGAGGTAGCGCGCGAGGACGGATCCTTCGACTTGCGGCGAATGACGGTCCAGTTCGACTGAGCTTACTGCTCTGGACGTTGTTTCTCAGCGCGACCGGCAGTCAGTATTGCTGTACCGGTTTCGGCATCGAAGACGTAGACGTCTTCAGGTGCGACCGAAACCGCGACGCTCTCTCCGGGTTCGGGGTCAACTGACGGCGGAACAACGGCCGTGAGTTCTGTGTCTCCTATTCGAAGATGGACGAAGTTATCGTTCCCCTGGTATTCAGTGACGCCGACCTGGGCCACGAAGCCAGACGACTCGTCGGGTGCGTCCAGAAACAGGTCTTCCGGTCGGAGTCCGAGGACCGCCTCGTCGCCATCTTTCAGCGAGACCGCATCTGTTGGGACACGCGCGAGGGTCACGTCGCCATATTCAAATCTGCTGTCGCGGTCGTCTTCCCGAACCGTAGTCTCGAACTGGTTCATCGAGGGATTACCGAGGAAGTCCGCGACGAACCGGTCGGCGGGGTCGGAGTACACCGTCTCTGGGTCGCCAACCTGGTGGAGGACGCCATCGTTCATGATCGCGACCTTGTCGGCCATCGTCATCGCTTCCTTCTGGTCGTGCGTGACGTACACCGTCGTGATGTCGAGGTCGCGTTGGAGTTGCTGGAGTTCGGTGCGCATCTCCGAGCGGAGTTTCGCGTCGAGACTGGCAAGCGGTTCGTCCAGCAAGAACACGTCTGGTTCGCGCACCATCGCTCGCCCGAGTGCAACCCGTTGTTTCTGCCCGCCCGACAGCTGATCGATGTCGCGGTCGAGTAGCTCGCTAATGTCGAACAGTGCCGCCATGTCCTCGACGCGTTCGCGGCGCTCCGTAGCGGAGAGGTCTGTGGAGTGTTTCAGTCCGTAGGCCATGTTCTCTTGGACTGACATCGTCGTATAGAGTCCATAGTCTTGGAATACCATCGCGATGGACCGCCGACTGGGATGCAGTTCGGTCACGTCCCGGTCGCCGATATGAATCGTGCCCTCTGTGACTGTCTCCAGTCCAGCGACCATCCGGAGTGTCGTGGTCTTCCCACACCCCGAGGGGCCGAGCAGGACAAGCAGTTCATTCTCAACAGTGAGTGAGAGGTCCTCGACGGCTGTCTCGACGCCTTGGGCATCGTCGTAGCGCTTGGTGACGTGGTCTATGTGGAGTTCGACCATCGGTCCACCCCCGTGAATCGAGTGCTGTCGAATTGCTTGTTATCTCTCATGCGAGTCGCTCCCCCTCCTCGTCAAATGCGTACAGTTTCTCGCGGTCGAACACGACCGTCGTCGATTCTGCCTCGTGAACGTCGTCCGGGACTGACCGTCGCCGAGCAATGAACTGCTGGTCGCCGGTCTTGAGTGTGAGCTCGTAGGCTCGTCCGATCGGTTCGATGACCGAGACCATGCACTCGATTGGGTCGGTCACCGTCGATGGTGAGTCGGCACTGCGGACCGTTCCGTCGGCGTCCGTCAAGTACACGTCTTCCGGGCGAACGCCGATACGGGTAGTTTCGGCTGGAAGCGTCTCGGTCACGACGGGAAGCGAAACCTCCGAAAACGGGGAGAGACCATCGCTTTCCTCGTGGACTTCGAGCAGGTTCATCGGTGGGTCGCCGAGGAAGCTCGCGACGAACTCGTTCGTCGGTTCGCGGTATATCTCCTTGGGCGGGCCGACCTGCTCGATTTCTCCCTTGTTCATGATGGCGATGCGGTCGGCGATGCTCATCGCCTCCTCCTGGTCGTGGGTGACGTAGATGGTCGTGATAGCCAATCGTTGCTGGAGGTCACGCAACTCAGAGCGAGTCCGGACGCGGAGTTTCGCGTCGAGGTTCGACAGTGGTTCGTCCATCAAGAGGACGGCGGGTTCACGAGCGATGGCACGGCCGACCGCGACGCGTTGGCGCTGGCCGCCACTGAGCTGGGCGGGTTGTTTGTCCAGCAGGTCGTCGATGTCGAGCAGGTTCGCGGTCTGTTCGATGCGCTCGCGGGCTTCTTCGCTGTCGATATCGAGCTTGCGGAGCGGGAATCGGATGTTCTCACTGACTGACTTGTGCGGGTACAGCGCGTAGTTCTGGAACACCATCGCGACGTCACGGTTCTGGGGAGTGACCTGTGTGACGTCGGTCCCACCGATGGTGACTCGGCCGTCAGTGATGGATTCGAGGCCAGCGACCATCCGGAGCGACGTCGTCTTCCCACAGCCAGACGGGCCGAGCAACACGAGCAACTCGCCGTCTTCGACCGCCAAGTCCACTCCATCGACCGCGACAGTCTCCTTGTAGCTCTTGGTGAGGTCATCTAGCGAGACTGCAGTACGCGTCGGGGTGTGGTCAGCGTCGCCTGCTGTCTCACTGGTATCTGTCTCGCTCATGGTATCGTTATCCTTCGACTGCACCTGCGGTGAGGCCCTCGACCATGTACTTCTCGAGGTAGAGGAACATGACGACGATGGGTAACGTCGTGAGGAACGAGGCGGCCATCACTTGACCCCACACGTTCTCGAACTGGCTGTTGATCTGCTCGATACCGATTGGAAGGGTGAGATTCGCCTGCGTCTTCAAGAAGACTGAGGCGAAGATGTACTCGTTCCAGGCAATCTTGAACGCGAAGAGGAAGGCAGCGACAAGTACCGGGAGACTGAGCGGGATGACCACCCGGAAGATAGTTTCCACCCGCGAGTAACCATCGAGCAGCGCGGCCTCTTCGATTTCGACTGGAATGCTCTGGAAGTAGTTCCAGAGCATATACAGCGTGAGCGGTAGCGTACTCACGAGGTACGTGATGAGCAGACTGAGTCGCGTATCGACGAGTCCGAACTTGGCGATGAGTTGGAACAACGGGACGATGACGGTGATGGCCGAGAGCATGTAGACGACGATGACGCCACGGCGAATCATGTCGTTGCCCGGGTACTCCAATCGAGTGAAACTGTAGGCGCCGATGACACCGACGAGCATCGAGAACGTCGCCGTGGCTGTGGCGACAATCGCGCTGTTGACGAAGTACGTGACGAACGGGAACGTTCCACCGGTGAGGATTGCCACGTACTGTTCGAGCGTCAGCGAGGACGGAACGAACGACGGATTGTTCGTGTAGATTTCGCCGTTGGGTGTGAGACTCGTCACGAACATCACGTAGAACGGCAGCAGCGTGACCACCATCGTCAACAGGACGCTGGCGTAGAAGCCCAGTCGCTTGAGCGTGCTCGTCTCCGCGCGGACGCCTTCACGAAGGACGGCGAACGACGAGCGAACTTCTCGCGTGACTTGTGCGATCATACCTTCTCCTCTCCGAACAGTTTCACGAAGCCGATGACGAACATGATCTGGATGATGAACAACAGGAGCGAGATGGCTGCGCCGAGTCCCTGTTCGAAGTTCGCGAACGCCGATTGATACGCGAATATCGGGAGCGTCAGGACTTGACGGGTGAGTAGCCACACCTGCGCGAAGGTGTTGAACTCCCAGATGAACCGCAGGAGGACGACGATTGCGATGGTGCCTTTCAGTTCTGGGAGCGTGATGTCTTTGAACTGCGCGACTGCGCCCGCCCCATCTATCTTCGCCGCCTCGTACATCGAGTTCGGAATCGCGCCGAGACGAGCGACGAACAAGAGGAACGCGAACGGGAAGTTACGCCACGCCGAGAACACGACCACCACCGGCAGGGCAGTCGAACTCCGTTCGAGCAGGCCGACCTGTGAGGTGTAGATGCCCCAGTCAGCCAGCAGGTTCGGAATCGTCCCCCAGAGTGGACTGAGCATGAACTGCCAGACGAACGCCACGGCGATGATCGGCGTCACGTGCGGCAAGAGCACGAGACCGCGTGCCAGTCGTCGCCCCCGGAACGAGCGGTCGAACAGCATCGCCACGCCGAGACCGACGATGGTCGAGAGAATCGTACTGCCGACAGTGAAGACGAGTGTCGTCTGGAACGCACCCCAGAATCGTGGGCTTCCGAGCAACTGCTGGTAGTTCTCGAAGCCAACCCACTCCGGTGGGACGGCCGGATTCAGTGGGACCGTCGTGAAGCTCAGGTAGATGTTGTAGGCGATGGGATAGAGGATGACCGCGGCGATGAGCAGCACTGCTGGCAGGATGAGCAGGTAGCCGAGCAGGGCCTCGCGGCGCTCGACCGGGTTCTCGAGATATCGGTCGGCGCCGACGGCCGACGCGAGTCGCGTGCCGACGGACATCGCAGGTTATTGGAGGGCGTTACGCATCTTTTGAGCCTGTTCCTTGGCGACGGTGTCGGGGTCGTGTCCCTTGACGGCGACCCGGTTGACCGCTTGGCTGACCAGCGACCGACTCGTAATCTGGCCGAACTCTGGCAAGAGCTGGCCGCCCACGAAGTCGAATCGCTCCATGTTCCCGAGCGCCGACGAGATCTGGTTGATGGTGTCGCTCCACGCCGACAGGATGTCGTTGTCGAGATACGCCTCTTTTTCGGCGGTCGATTTCAGGACTGGCATCGTACCGCCGGGTTGCATGTGACACCACTGGATGTAGGAGTCACCCGACATGACGTGGTTGACGAGGTTCTTCGAGGCGTTCAGCTGGGGGTCATCCCCGTTGAAGATACTGTGGCCGAGCACCTGGCCGTACGTGCTCTTGCGTTTGTTTTCGGTCGCTGGTGCGAGTCCCGTGTTCTGCACCATTTCTTTGCCGTTGTTCGCCAGCAAGTCTGGGAGCAGGTACGACGAGTAGAAGAACATGTGTTCTTGCTGGTTGCCGTAGAGATTTCGCGTGTCGTTGAACGAGACTGCGCCAGGGACGTATTGGGAGAGGTCTTTGACGAACTGTAGTGACTCGATCATCGGCTGTTCGTCGAAGACGACGTTGGCGTTCTCGTCGAGGACGAGCGCCCCGTTCGACCGCGCAATCTGGGTGAAACACTGTCTGGCGTACGCCGTCGCCTTCGTCCCGAACCCGATGCCGTACGTGTTGTTATCGGGGTCGTTGAGTGTCTCGGCTGCTTTTCTGATTGCATCCCACGTGACCGGTGGGTCCAGGTCGTTCTCCTCGAAGACGCTCTTTCGATACCAGATACCCTGCACCCAAGCGTCCGCTGGGACGCCATAGTAGCCGCCGTCTGGTGCGCCCATGAACTGAAGTGGTCCTTCTCGGAAGTCGTCCGACCCGATGTTCTCGATAACTGATGTCGCACTCTGTTTCGAGAGCGAGCCGTCCGCGCCGAGTCGCTGGATGGTCTGGATGGCGAGCAACCCGGTGTTCGGCAGCGTGTTCGAGGCGACTGCGGCCGACAGCTGTGATTCGATGTCGTCGTTGTCGACGAATCGAGTGTTGACTGTCGTTCCAGAGTTATTCTGGAAATTCGAGACGATGTTGTTGATGGGTTGCCGGAAATCCTCACCGTTGTGGATGTTCCAATAATCAATACTGTTCGCCTGTTTGCTACGACCGGCAGCGTGCCCTGTAAGCCCAACCGTTGCAGCCGCCGCACCACCTTTGAGAACTCGCCGTCTGGTTACCGATTTCTCCGACATAACAGGGCACACCACCTTCTCACACTTTGTTATTGAATCATTGGTGTGCGTTCACATACCTGGCATTGGTAGTAATAGGTCCGAAGAACGATATAGTCGCCAGCTACCAAATAGGCTTCCACCGGGCTATTGCCAGCCTACCCCGTGGGAATGTTCGTGCCACGTCTCTCGGGCTAGGAGCAGGGTCGTTTACCAAGTAAGCCCTTCGTAGGTGATGCCGTCACGCCGCTCGATGATTCGGCGCCCATCCACTACGACGGCGTCGGCCATTGCGTCGAATTCTTGGTCTAGAGCTGCGAACTCGTCCCAGTCCGTAACGACGACTGCGCCATGGGCGTCTTCGAGTGTCGCTGCTGCCGAGTTCACGTATTCTATGTCGGGGAAGTGTTCCCGCATGTTTTCGGCTGCGACGGGGTCGTACGCGACGACCTCGGCGTTGCGGTCGAGTAGTCCCTCGATGACGGGAATCGCTCGGGAGTTACGAACGTCGTCGGTGCCGGGTTTGAACGAGAGCCCGAGGACGGCGACTTGCTTTCCGGCGACATCGACGTGCGAGTCGAGCAGGTCGAGTAGGCGTTTTGGCTGTTTGTCGTTGACTTCGACGGCGGCCTCTAACAGGGATGGCTCGTACTCCACAGCACGGGCGGCGGCAATGAGTGCTGCAACGTCTTTCGGGAAGCAACTCCCTCCCCACCCGACGCCCGAGCGGAGGAATTGCTCGCCGATACGGTCGTCCAGACCGATGGCGTCGGCGACT
The sequence above is a segment of the Halorussus halophilus genome. Coding sequences within it:
- a CDS encoding ABC transporter ATP-binding protein, which gives rise to MVELHIDHVTKRYDDAQGVETAVEDLSLTVENELLVLLGPSGCGKTTTLRMVAGLETVTEGTIHIGDRDVTELHPSRRSIAMVFQDYGLYTTMSVQENMAYGLKHSTDLSATERRERVEDMAALFDISELLDRDIDQLSGGQKQRVALGRAMVREPDVFLLDEPLASLDAKLRSEMRTELQQLQRDLDITTVYVTHDQKEAMTMADKVAIMNDGVLHQVGDPETVYSDPADRFVADFLGNPSMNQFETTVREDDRDSRFEYGDVTLARVPTDAVSLKDGDEAVLGLRPEDLFLDAPDESSGFVAQVGVTEYQGNDNFVHLRIGDTELTAVVPPSVDPEPGESVAVSVAPEDVYVFDAETGTAILTAGRAEKQRPEQ
- a CDS encoding carbohydrate ABC transporter permease — its product is MSVGTRLASAVGADRYLENPVERREALLGYLLILPAVLLIAAVILYPIAYNIYLSFTTVPLNPAVPPEWVGFENYQQLLGSPRFWGAFQTTLVFTVGSTILSTIVGLGVAMLFDRSFRGRRLARGLVLLPHVTPIIAVAFVWQFMLSPLWGTIPNLLADWGIYTSQVGLLERSSTALPVVVVFSAWRNFPFAFLLFVARLGAIPNSMYEAAKIDGAGAVAQFKDITLPELKGTIAIVVLLRFIWEFNTFAQVWLLTRQVLTLPIFAYQSAFANFEQGLGAAISLLLFIIQIMFVIGFVKLFGEEKV
- a CDS encoding ABC transporter ATP-binding protein yields the protein MSETDTSETAGDADHTPTRTAVSLDDLTKSYKETVAVDGVDLAVEDGELLVLLGPSGCGKTTSLRMVAGLESITDGRVTIGGTDVTQVTPQNRDVAMVFQNYALYPHKSVSENIRFPLRKLDIDSEEARERIEQTANLLDIDDLLDKQPAQLSGGQRQRVAVGRAIAREPAVLLMDEPLSNLDAKLRVRTRSELRDLQQRLAITTIYVTHDQEEAMSIADRIAIMNKGEIEQVGPPKEIYREPTNEFVASFLGDPPMNLLEVHEESDGLSPFSEVSLPVVTETLPAETTRIGVRPEDVYLTDADGTVRSADSPSTVTDPIECMVSVIEPIGRAYELTLKTGDQQFIARRRSVPDDVHEAESTTVVFDREKLYAFDEEGERLA
- a CDS encoding carbohydrate ABC transporter permease; the encoded protein is MIAQVTREVRSSFAVLREGVRAETSTLKRLGFYASVLLTMVVTLLPFYVMFVTSLTPNGEIYTNNPSFVPSSLTLEQYVAILTGGTFPFVTYFVNSAIVATATATFSMLVGVIGAYSFTRLEYPGNDMIRRGVIVVYMLSAITVIVPLFQLIAKFGLVDTRLSLLITYLVSTLPLTLYMLWNYFQSIPVEIEEAALLDGYSRVETIFRVVIPLSLPVLVAAFLFAFKIAWNEYIFASVFLKTQANLTLPIGIEQINSQFENVWGQVMAASFLTTLPIVVMFLYLEKYMVEGLTAGAVEG
- a CDS encoding ABC transporter substrate-binding protein — protein: MSEKSVTRRRVLKGGAAAATVGLTGHAAGRSKQANSIDYWNIHNGEDFRQPINNIVSNFQNNSGTTVNTRFVDNDDIESQLSAAVASNTLPNTGLLAIQTIQRLGADGSLSKQSATSVIENIGSDDFREGPLQFMGAPDGGYYGVPADAWVQGIWYRKSVFEENDLDPPVTWDAIRKAAETLNDPDNNTYGIGFGTKATAYARQCFTQIARSNGALVLDENANVVFDEQPMIESLQFVKDLSQYVPGAVSFNDTRNLYGNQQEHMFFYSSYLLPDLLANNGKEMVQNTGLAPATENKRKSTYGQVLGHSIFNGDDPQLNASKNLVNHVMSGDSYIQWCHMQPGGTMPVLKSTAEKEAYLDNDILSAWSDTINQISSALGNMERFDFVGGQLLPEFGQITSRSLVSQAVNRVAVKGHDPDTVAKEQAQKMRNALQ